The DNA region GACGCGCGTGCAGCGCCGCAAGCTCGGCAAGTAAGACCGCTCCTTCTCGGTCAGGTGTGATGGGCGACGGTCGTACGGTCCTGATCACCGGGGTCTCCCGGGACCTCGGACGTACGTTCGCGCGCCGACTCGCCTCCGCGCCCGGTGTCGACCGTGTCTTCGGGGTGGATGTCATCCCCCCTCGCGGCGACATCGGTGACGTGACCTTCGTCCGGGCCGACATCCGCAACCCGGTGATCGCCAAGGTGATCGCCAAGGAGGACGTCGACACCGTCGTCCACATGAGCGTCATCGCGACGCCGGGCAGCGCGGGTGCCCGCGGCACGATGAAGGAGCTGAACGTCATCGGGACGATGCAGCTCCTCGCCGCCTGCCAGAAGGCGGAGTCGGTGCGCCAGCTGGTGGTGAAGTCGTCGACCACCGCCTACGGCGCGAGCAGTCGCGACCCGGCGATGTTCACCGAGGACATGCAGCCGCGTCGCGCACCGCGCACCGGCTACGCCAAGGACGTGGCCGAGGTGGAGGGCTACGTGCGTGGCTTCGCACGCCGCCGGCCCGACGTGGCGGTCACGTTGCTGCGCTGCGCCAACGTGATCGGTCCCGAGGTGGTCAGCCCGCTGACGTCCTACCTGCGACTGCCGGTCATCCCGACCGTCCTCGGCTTCGACCCGCGCCTGCAGGTGCTGCACGAGGACGACCTGCACCGGGTGCTCCAGCACGCGGTCACCGAGGGAGTTCCCGGCACCTTCAACGTCGCTGGCGACGGTCTGCTGGTGCTGTCCCAGGCCCTGCGTCGGCTGCAGCGCCCGAGCGTGCCGCTGCCCTCCTTCGCGGTGGGCACGATGGGCTCGGCGCTGCGTCCCACCCGGAAGGTGGACCTCTCGCCCGAGCTGCTCGCCTTCCTCACCTTCGGGCGCGGCGTGGACACCTCGGCGATGCGCGACGTCCTCGGCTTCGAGCCGACCTACTCCACCGAGCAGGCGTTCGCCGAGTTCGGGGCGACCCTCGCCCCGGCCGGCGGCCGCGCCGACAGGGTGCTCGGCGCCCTCGCCTCCCGTCTCCCCGACGCGGAGGAGGACTCCGCGCGCCCGGCCGTCGGAGCCCCTTCCTTCTCGATCGCCGGCAGCGAGGCATGAGCGATGGGTGACGCGGAGATCATCCCGATCGGCACCGGTGGCCGCCCGGGTCGCGGCACCGGCCAGCGGCCCTCCAGCGCCGCGCGCGGCCTGGCTCCGTCCGCGAAGCGCCGGCCGGCCAGGTCCCCGGGGTCGGCGACGCCGCCCACGGATACCGCCGACGAGACGGTCGACGAGACCACCGACGACGCCGTCGGCGCGGTCGACCAGGCGCCGGACCAGAGCGCCGGGTCCCGGGGGTGGCCGAGGAGAACGGTCGCCGGGAGTCGGGTGCCGAGAGCCCGGACGCGGAGAGCCCGGACGCGGAGAGCCCGGACGCCGAGACGCCCGCGGCCTCCGACGTACCGCCGCGCGTCACCGTGCACGAGCCGCACGGCATCCCTGCCGGTGACTGGCTGGCCGCGTTCCAGCACGCCAGCCGTGAGCTCTTCGGCGACCAGTGGGAGCCGCAGCTGGCCCGGTTCCTGGCGTTCCTGCGCCGCCGGGTGACCGGTGACTACACCGTCGACGAGTACGGCTTCGACGCCGAGATCACCGAGAAGTTCTTCATGGCCGCGCTGCGACCGATCGCCCAGAAGTGGTTCCGGATCGAGGTCCGTGGCGCCGACAACATCCCGTCCGAGGGGGGTGCCCTGGTGGTGTCGAACCACTCCGGGACGGTCCCGGTCGACGGCCTGATGACGATGGTCTCCATCCACGACGCGACCGGCCGCTACCTGCGGCCGCTCGGCGCGGACCTGGTCTTCCGGCTGCCCCTGGTCGGATCGGTCGCGCGCAAGGGCGGCGCCACCCTGGCGTGTGGCGAGGACGCCGAGCGGATGCTGCGGGGCGGCGAGCTGGTCGGTGTCTGGCCCGAGGGCTTCAAGGGCATCGGCAAGCCCTACTCCGACCGCTACAAGCTGCAGCGCTTCGGTCGCGGGGGCTTCGTCTCCGCGGCGATGCGCACCGGCGTCCCGATCATCCCGCTGTCGCTGGTCGGCGCCGAGGAGATCTATCCGCTGGTCGGCAACATCCCCTCGCTGGCCCGGTTGCTCGGCGTGCCCTACATCCCGATCACGCCGTTCTTCCCGCTGCTCGGGCCGCTCGGGCTGATCCCGCTGCCCTCCAAGTGGCTGTTGGAGTTCGGCGAGCCGATCCGCACCGACGAGTACGAGGACGGCGCGGCCGACGACCCGATGCTGGTCTTCAACGTGACCGACCAGGTGCGCGAGACGATCCAGCACACGCTCTACAGCCTTTTGATGCAGCGCACCTCGGTCTTCGGCTGACCGTGTCGTCTGGTTGAGCCTGCCGTCTGGCTGACCGTGTTGTCTGGCCGAGGGCTTCGCGGCCGATCAGGGTCCGGGCCGGCGTTCAGCCGCCGAGACCCAGCAGGCCGACGACGCCACCGAGGAGGCCTTTCTCGTTGCCGTCGGCGTCCTTGCCGCCGTCCAGCCCGAGCCCCTTGGTGAGGGAGCGGACGGTGTTGCCGAGCAGGCCGCCGTCCTCGGGGTCCTCGGTGAGCGGGTCGTCCTCGGTCGGCGCGTCCTGGTCGCCCTTCTCACCCTTCTCGCCCTGGTCGGGTTTCTCGCCGCGGGGGGCCTCGGAGCTGCCCGGCCGCGGCTCCTGGGAGGAGCCCGTCCCCGGCGGCCGGATCGTCTTGCCGGCCTCGAGGTCGTCCTCGGTGATCTCGGGGACGTCCGTGAGCTCGGGGTCCTCGACCAGGTCGGCCGGCGGCTGCAGCGAGCGCACGGTGAACTCCGGCAGCTGGATCAGCAGGCTGGAGGCACAGTCCGGGCAGAGGTCGTAGGCGTCGTTGTCGATCCGGGCCAGGTTCTCCGCCGTGGTGATCAGCGTCGGGCGGGCCCCCTCGGGCAGCGAGCCGCTCAGCGCCGTGAGGCGGGTGAGGCTGCGGTCGCTGAAGGAGCGCAGGTCGCTGATCCCGCTCGCGTCGCCGCCACCGTTGTAGTCCTCGAGCGCGAGCCGAGCCGCCTCGCTCGACTGGCTGTCGAACGCTTCGAGGGTGCGGTTGATCGCGTCGGCGTCCGACTCGGCCTGCGCGGCCAGCGCCTCGACCTCGCTGAGCCGCACCTCGGCGTGCTCGAGCAGGGCGTCGGCCTTGTCGGCGTCGCCGGTGGCGAGGTTGGTCTCGGCGTTCTCCATCGCCCGCTTCACGGGGTAGAGCACGTCGCCGGGCAGCGCGCCCTGGGAGGCCATCGCCATCGACCCGGTTGCGGCGACGACGGCGAAACCGCCGAGCGCTGCGGCCAGTCGACGCTCGCCGGCACCGCGGCGTTGGGCCGGCGTGAGGCGGCGGGCGGTGGCGTCGTCCAGGGCCGGGCGCTCCTGGCGCTGCGCGGCGGCCAGCAGCTGGCTGCGCAGGTCGGCGACGAACTCGGGCCGCGCCTCGACCTCGGGGACAGCACGGAGGGCGCCGACGACCTCGAGGAGCTCGTCGTACCGGTCGGCGTCGGCGTGGGTGGCTCGTCCGCTGACCAGTGCGTCGAACTCCTCGGCGCGGCGCGTCTTCGCGGAGCCCATCATGACGCTCGTCCTCGTTGTCCACCGGTGCACGGATCCTGGCAGGCGTCCAACGACGGGCGGCGCCCGGAGGTTACGCGG from Nocardioides sambongensis includes:
- a CDS encoding NAD-dependent epimerase/dehydratase family protein: MGDGRTVLITGVSRDLGRTFARRLASAPGVDRVFGVDVIPPRGDIGDVTFVRADIRNPVIAKVIAKEDVDTVVHMSVIATPGSAGARGTMKELNVIGTMQLLAACQKAESVRQLVVKSSTTAYGASSRDPAMFTEDMQPRRAPRTGYAKDVAEVEGYVRGFARRRPDVAVTLLRCANVIGPEVVSPLTSYLRLPVIPTVLGFDPRLQVLHEDDLHRVLQHAVTEGVPGTFNVAGDGLLVLSQALRRLQRPSVPLPSFAVGTMGSALRPTRKVDLSPELLAFLTFGRGVDTSAMRDVLGFEPTYSTEQAFAEFGATLAPAGGRADRVLGALASRLPDAEEDSARPAVGAPSFSIAGSEA
- a CDS encoding lysophospholipid acyltransferase family protein; translation: MAEENGRRESGAESPDAESPDAESPDAETPAASDVPPRVTVHEPHGIPAGDWLAAFQHASRELFGDQWEPQLARFLAFLRRRVTGDYTVDEYGFDAEITEKFFMAALRPIAQKWFRIEVRGADNIPSEGGALVVSNHSGTVPVDGLMTMVSIHDATGRYLRPLGADLVFRLPLVGSVARKGGATLACGEDAERMLRGGELVGVWPEGFKGIGKPYSDRYKLQRFGRGGFVSAAMRTGVPIIPLSLVGAEEIYPLVGNIPSLARLLGVPYIPITPFFPLLGPLGLIPLPSKWLLEFGEPIRTDEYEDGAADDPMLVFNVTDQVRETIQHTLYSLLMQRTSVFG
- a CDS encoding DUF5667 domain-containing protein — encoded protein: MMGSAKTRRAEEFDALVSGRATHADADRYDELLEVVGALRAVPEVEARPEFVADLRSQLLAAAQRQERPALDDATARRLTPAQRRGAGERRLAAALGGFAVVAATGSMAMASQGALPGDVLYPVKRAMENAETNLATGDADKADALLEHAEVRLSEVEALAAQAESDADAINRTLEAFDSQSSEAARLALEDYNGGGDASGISDLRSFSDRSLTRLTALSGSLPEGARPTLITTAENLARIDNDAYDLCPDCASSLLIQLPEFTVRSLQPPADLVEDPELTDVPEITEDDLEAGKTIRPPGTGSSQEPRPGSSEAPRGEKPDQGEKGEKGDQDAPTEDDPLTEDPEDGGLLGNTVRSLTKGLGLDGGKDADGNEKGLLGGVVGLLGLGG